The following nucleotide sequence is from Microbulbifer sp. A4B17.
TAGCCACTTTCAATTGGCGTAAACTCAAATTCAAGTTCTTTGTATTTTTCAGCACGAGCGCGAATTGCTTTTACCTGCTCAGGGCTTGGGTTGATAAGCGTCACCTGAGCATGATCTGGCACCTGGCTTCTAAAATAACCACCGCTAAAGCCCTCTATATAGGGACCAGTGAACGCCTCTGTAAGCTGGCTTCGTGTGCTCACCTGCACTTCACTCCAGCCTTTTTCAGCGGTAACTACCGGGTAGCTGGCATCGATCGTGATGTTGTAATCGGGTATCGGGTAGGTTTTCAAAAAAGCTTTAAAGGGCGCCCAGTCCGACTCCTCTGCCAGGTAAATCAATAATTCAACCCGGCGCTTCATTGGCACCTGCTGGTCATTGATCGCCTTCATCGCATAAAGAGCGGTAGCAATAGGCCCCTTGTTATCTTCACTGCCCCTGGCAATCAACTTACCGGGCTCACTCTCCCGGTCTAATACAAACGGGCTCTTTTGCCACTTTTGCGGATTGGCCGGCTGAACATCACCGTGGGTCACAATGCCGACCCTCTCCTCTCCCTGCCCCAAGGCGACCACCAGAACATAACCGTGATCCTGGTATTCCAGCCCAAGTTCTTGGGCTTTAGCTTTTATAGCTTGCTTAAAGCCACTGAAAGCCCGGTTATCTGCCAGGGGCACTCCCTCGCGAGCAACAGTTTCAAATTGCACCAGTTCTGCCAGGGTGTCAGTCATCGCAACTTCATACTTATCGACTGCATAGTCGGAAACTTTCTGTGCTATCGGTGATACAGCAGCGCTCACCTGCACAGACAAAACCAGTGATAACAGTCCGGCGAATAGCCTCATACTCAGCAGCCTTGGATATAAAAAACGTCATTGTACTCGCCTTGCAGCGTGGAATTGCCATCTTTTATGTTGCCCTTTGGCAAAGGCACGATTCTGACTGAATCATCGACGCCCCCTGCTAAACTTGGGGCTCCAGGTCGTAGAACTGCGCCGGGAGAATAGAATGGGAAATACAGGCAATAAGCAACACTTCCACCGCAAGCAGTGGCTCAGCGTACAGCAGGCCGTTGACCATCTCAGCGCCTTGTCCGAAGAACCGCTAACCAGCGCACATCTCGCAGACCTCGCCGATGAGCAGCTACTTAACCTCTACTGGTACCGCCCCGGCCAAAAGCTGTCCCTGGAGGGCCGGGAGGGCATCCGAGAGCTGATCGAGCCGGTGCGACTCTGCTATGAAAACGCCAGTGACTGGCATGCCATAGTGGATATCTTGCGGAATAATCCAGCACTCCCCGCCTATGAACATGACACCCCTCTCCTTGAAGATGCCGACGGAAACCGGCTGCGCATCACCTTCGACTACCACCAGCGGCCAGAACCATTCAGCAGTCGCTGGTACCCCACTTATTCAGAGTTAGTGCTCAAGCGCAACGACCTTGAACAACTAGAGCCTCACCTGTTCACGGGCCAGGGAACCGAAACGGGCTTTGAGCGGAAGACTTTGCTGAATGTTATCTGGCAGCTGGAACAGCTTGCCCTTGGGGATGAACAGCACTCCACCAGCTGGCTGGCAGACCAGCTGGCGCAACGCTCTACCTCTCTGGACCGACTGTCTTGTGAACGTATCCTTCTGGCAGCAGAGCGGGAAAGCGCTGCCAGGCGCTCGATATAGCCTGCCCTCCCGCAGCTACCTCTGACTCTTTTCCCATACTCGGGAACTCCCCATTGGTGGTAGAGCCCAAAGGCTGTACCCTAGTGGCACTTGGCAAACCTAAGTGCGGCACATCACCAATAGGAGAGAGACTTGCAAGCCAAAAACAGCTCCTCTAGTTACGGCTGGGTAGCCATCACCCTCCATTGGATAATGGCCCCTGCGGTAGTAGGGACTTTTATTCTCGGCTGGTGGATGCGCCAGTTATCCTACTATGATCCCTGGTATCGCCAAGCCCCAGAAATCCACAAAGGGGTAGGTATCATCCTTTTTGCGCTACTGCTCTTCAGGCTGGTTTGGCGCTTGGCCAACCCATCTCCAGCAGACAGCAGCAAAACTCCAAACTGGCAGGGGTTTGTTGCCGCCGCCACTCACGGCCTGATTTATCTTCTGCTGCTGGCAATTATGGTTTCCGGCTACCTGATTTCTACCGCCGACGGCCGCCCTATCGATATCTTCGGTATCGCGAGTATCCCAGCAACCCTGAAAGGAATTCCCAACCAGGAAGACATTGCCGGATCTATCCACGAAATTCTCGCCTGGGGCCTGATTGGACTTGTAGTCCTGCATGTTCTGGCCGCCCTCAAGCACCACTTTATTGACCGCGATGCCACACTGCTCAGGATGCTCGGTATCCGAGTAAAAAGCTCAACAAAAGATCCTTCGCACCTACAAACCACACTCTCAACCACCAAATAAGGAAAAACGATATGAAGAAGCTCTCTGTATTTCTTATTGCAGCTCTGATGGGGACTGTAGCTCAAGCAGCGGAATACAAAATCGACACCAAAGGGGCACACGCCTTTGTGCAGTTTCGTATCAAGCACTTGGGATACAGCTGGCTCTACGGTCGCTTCGACGACTTCAACGGCTCCTTCTTTTACGATGAAAAGCAGCCGGAAAAATCTTCTATCAATGTCGATATCGATGTAACCAGCCTCAACAGCAATCACGCTGAGCGAGACAAGCATCTGCGCAGCGATGACTTCCTCGACACAGCCAAATTCCCCACTGCCACTTTCAAGAGCACCAGCTTTGAGCCTCTGGAAGATGGCAAGGCCCGCCTAAATGGCGAACTGACCCTGCGCGGTATCACTAAGCCAATCACCATTGACGTTACCAATATCGGTGGCGGTAAAGATCCCTGGGGCGGCTACCGCCAGGGCTTCAGCGGGACTACTGAGTTTGAACTGAAAGAGTTCGGCATCAAATCTTTGGGCCCAGCATCTCAGAAAGTTGAGATGATCCTGGATATCGAAGGTATCCGCATCTAACGGTGAGACAGCGTACTCTCCTGAGCCCGGAACAGTACCCGGGCTCACTCCTCTTTATCTGCGTTTAGCAAGGCCCCAGTAAGCAACTGAGGCAAATGCGGCAGCCAATAGCCAGTCGACACCAGCCATCACCCCTCCCGGCAGAAAAACGGCTAACAATGTGATGGCCATGCATGTCACCAGCAAAGTCAGTAGGGCCTGGGGATTCCAGCCATAACAATAGTAGTAACGCCCACCACTATCGCTTTGATACAACTGCTCAACGTCCAAAGCGCGCCTCTCTATCAAATAGTAATGTGCCAATATGACACCATAGGCTGGCGCCAGGAAAACTCCCATCCAGTTCACAAAAGCCACCAAGCCAATTTGCTTAATCACTGCGGGCCAGAGGGCGCTGATAAGAAAAGCCAGGGACAGAGTGATCAAAGACGCTCTGCGAAATCCCAAATACTTTGGTAGAAGGTTCGAAACATCGTTAACAGGAGCCACAAAATTAGCCACCACATTGATACCGGCGGTTGCAGTAAAAAAGACAATGGCGGCCAGCAAGGACAACTCTGGACTACCAAGCTTTTGCACGATATCAGTCGGGTTTGCCAGGTTCTGCTGAAAAACGGATTGGGCTGCGATGGTGGTAAGCAGAACAATTATCGCAAAGCCCGTCATATTGATAGTGATCCCCAACCAGTTCCCCCTTGTCATAACGGACTCATTCCTGCAGAAGCGGGCAAAATCACCATAACTGAGAATTATCGGGGCGTAGAGAGCCAGCATAGTGCCAGTGACTTTGAGCAGCTGGAACAGGCCATCGCCCCAGGATGCTACAGGCCGATCGAAGAAAGCAGAGGCCGTAACTGTAAATTGTCCATCACTGCGAATCACTAGCATCCACAACAGCGCGAGCATAACCCCATAAACGCAAGGCGCAGCCAGGTTAATAAACCACCGGATCGTGTTGATGCCTTTGAAAAATAAGAGAGCCTGGATTAAGGAAACCAGTACAAGAGATATCCAGTCGACCTGATCCATCGCCAACCACTGCCCCCCACCAGTTTGCGGCCACCACTCTCTCAACAACAGAGACATGGCATGGGAGGCAAACCACGTTTGCGCACCGTACCAAAATATCGCCACGCTGCCTCGGAGTAGCGCAGGGACATTAGCACCTCGAATTCCCATACTGGCCCTGGCCAACACGGGAAACGGTATGCCGCACTTAACACTCGGCTCACCGATTAAGTTTAATAAGATAATAATTAAAATTGCTGCAATAGCTATTCCAGCCAAAACCAACCATGCATTCGCATTTGGATCAAGAAATAAGGTTGCGGCCAGGGTATAACCAGCGAGGCTTTGCGCAGCATTGGCCCAAAGGTTAAACATCGTCATAGCGCCCCAGCGTTTTGCTGCAGGCTTCACCACTGCTAAATTCTCATTTATGAGCTGCAAAACATCACCTAAGTGTGTTTACTAAATGACACGCTAAAACAGCTACAACAAACCAGCTCTCCCAACAACGACAAACTAGCCGCTAGAAAGCGCCAGATTTAGCATTTGATAATATGTATTCCCTTTTACAATTGAGACTTATTTTCAATAAAATCCAAAAAGCCAAGCAGAGGTCAAAATTGTAGAAATCCAGCTAGTACAGGCGCACAACAATGAAATATATTGTGTCATCGCTGATTAAAGAAGATGCAATCAACAAGCACACTGACAAGCCCTGGTCAAACAAACGTGCAACTAAGGATATGAAGAACATTAACCAGGTCACATCAAAAAGATAGAAAAGGCCAATAAGGTTTTTGACGGCGGCACAACTTTTCAGCGAAAATAGGCGCAATTACTGACAATTATTGCACTCCCCATGTAGACATTTATTAGGGAGGCGCAACAATAGAACAATTTTCGAAAATTTAAGTGACTTAATCACTCAGGACCGAGGTAATCCTCCCCGAGACTACCAGTGAGGCGGCAGTACAATTCGGCGTTCCCTCACCATAAGCAATGTCTCAGCCAATTGGGAGCAATCGCCGCCAGTGGAAGTGAAGCAATACCCCGTTCTGCTGATGTATTTGCAGAGCCATCGCTGGCGTCACATCAACTTGAGTGCATTTTGTCGCTATCAGGCCACAACCAGGTTGGCCACGGCAGAAGGGTAGAAATATGGCTTGCTTACAGCATCCAGATAGGGAACAACCAGTTTACTTAATGGCACACCATACCATTGGGCGCCGCCAGGGTGCGGTAGACACAAGAATCACAAGCGCTGAAATATCGGGTATTCACGCCGCAGTGCAGTGGACAGGCACGCACTGGAATATTCGCGACCTGAGTCGCAATGGCACCTGGCTCAATGGTCATCAGTTGGTACCAGCAAAAAGCTACCCACTCCAGACTGGAGACAAAATCGCTTTTGGACGGGCTAATAACCCAGCCTGGATCGTCGAAAACCTCGACGCCCCTGAGAATTTACTGATCGACATCCACTCCGGGGAAGCCCAATCGCTGGAGCAATACCACCTGCTCCCCGACGAAAATGAGCCCCTCTCCAGCCTGCAATACAGCCCACTGACAGGCCAGTGGTTGTACGAGTTTAGCGGCCCATCTGCTGAGGATGGCGATAAAACCCTCGTTAACCATGGCGATAGAATCGATTGTGGCCTACATAGCTGGCAGCTCTTCCTGGCAGATAACCAAGGGGCAACGAAAGAGTTGTCACTGCAGCAGCTGTCTATTGTCGACTTTGAGCTGAAATTCTCTGTGAGCTCCCACGAAGAGCATGTGCAGTTACAACTGCAGCGGGAAGGTATGAAGCAGTCTTTACCAGCAAGAATCCACAACTATCTCTTGCTGTACCTTGCTCGTGCTCGCCACAAAGATATGCAGAGCGGTATGGATACTGACTCCCAGGGCTGGGTTTCTATTCAGGTAGCCACTCACGAGCTGGGTATCACCGTTAACCACCTGAACACCCAGATCTTCCGCGCCCGCAAACAGATCTCTGAATCACTACCTGATGCAGTGGATACTTCGAGCCTGGTAGAGCGTCGATCCTGGGAAATCCGTATTGGTTGTCCACAATTCGAAATTTATAAAGGCAACCAACTCGAGGCAAAAACAGAGCCGGAAGCAGTATAGCTTCGTCTGCAGCAAGGGGGCTTAAGGCTAAGCCCCTTCATTACCATTCAGTAATTATTTGCCAGGGTGGCGGAGCTGAATCTCTTATCCCTCGGCAAGAATTACAATGTCAGCGCAACCACCCTCTTATATCGGCCGATACAAGATCATCAGGCAGCTTGGAGCCGGGGGAATGGGGGTTGTGTACCTCGCCAAGGATGAGCGACTTGACCGAGAAGTTGCCATAAAGCGATTGCTCAATAACCCTGAAAACGAGTCTGCCTCACATCGAATTCGCCAGGAAGCATTGCTGCTCGCACAACTAAACCACAACCATATCGTACAAATTTACGATGTTGTGGAAGAGCAGAACGATGTAGCCCTGGTTATGGAGTATGTTGATGGCCGTCCACTCACCAATTGGACACGGGAGTTTAACCCCAGCCTCCGCCAGAAAATTCAGCTACTCAAGCAAATCACTACCGGTCTTGCCCGTGCCCATGCTGCCGGAATTATTCACCGCGACCTGAAAGCGGACAACATCCTTATTGACAGCAATAACATCGCAAAAATCGCTGATTTTGGTATCGCCCGGAGCTGGCAGGAGACGAAAGAAATCACCCGCGAGCAGCATATCGCCGGCAGCTGGTACGCAATGTCTCCCGAGCAGGCCCTCGGCGAGAAACTGGATAACCGCTGTGACTTATTTGCCCTGGGAATGCTCGCCTACCACTTACTTTGTGATCAGCCTCCCTTCGGCAAGCATGGAAGCCCATACGTTATTATCGATCGGATCATCAACAACCCGCACCCACCCGCAGGGGCCATAAACCCCGGACTTCCTACGGCGCTTTGCAAATTGCTGGATAAGCTGCTGGCCAAAAACCCGGACAAACGCCCTTTCAGTGCTGCCGTTGTAGCTACCGATCTGGATGTGGTATTGAGTCAATTAACATCGGACCAGGAAACCGCCGATGACCATGACATCACGATCACCACTGAAAACTTTCATGTACAACATCGACGTA
It contains:
- a CDS encoding dipeptidase, whose translation is MRLFAGLLSLVLSVQVSAAVSPIAQKVSDYAVDKYEVAMTDTLAELVQFETVAREGVPLADNRAFSGFKQAIKAKAQELGLEYQDHGYVLVVALGQGEERVGIVTHGDVQPANPQKWQKSPFVLDRESEPGKLIARGSEDNKGPIATALYAMKAINDQQVPMKRRVELLIYLAEESDWAPFKAFLKTYPIPDYNITIDASYPVVTAEKGWSEVQVSTRSQLTEAFTGPYIEGFSGGYFRSQVPDHAQVTLINPSPEQVKAIRARAEKYKELEFEFTPIESGYRIVAKGRATHSSEPEHGINAIAYLADILRDHDWPLNASGTMVHYLNDLVGTGIYAKNFGSIAYADDFMGPMTAAVTMVKSDDRGLTSYLNLRRPTGKSADLLNEEINSALENWQSKRGVSLAAVEIVLGSPYRVEDAPHVGPLLDVFRHFSGIKDAQPVSIGGSTNAKLLPNAVSFGPSMPGVPYTGHSEHEYITEEQFRMNLKMYTAMLIKICNL
- a CDS encoding cytochrome b, translated to MQAKNSSSSYGWVAITLHWIMAPAVVGTFILGWWMRQLSYYDPWYRQAPEIHKGVGIILFALLLFRLVWRLANPSPADSSKTPNWQGFVAAATHGLIYLLLLAIMVSGYLISTADGRPIDIFGIASIPATLKGIPNQEDIAGSIHEILAWGLIGLVVLHVLAALKHHFIDRDATLLRMLGIRVKSSTKDPSHLQTTLSTTK
- a CDS encoding YceI family protein, translating into MKKLSVFLIAALMGTVAQAAEYKIDTKGAHAFVQFRIKHLGYSWLYGRFDDFNGSFFYDEKQPEKSSINVDIDVTSLNSNHAERDKHLRSDDFLDTAKFPTATFKSTSFEPLEDGKARLNGELTLRGITKPITIDVTNIGGGKDPWGGYRQGFSGTTEFELKEFGIKSLGPASQKVEMILDIEGIRI
- a CDS encoding cytosine permease, with protein sequence MQLINENLAVVKPAAKRWGAMTMFNLWANAAQSLAGYTLAATLFLDPNANAWLVLAGIAIAAILIIILLNLIGEPSVKCGIPFPVLARASMGIRGANVPALLRGSVAIFWYGAQTWFASHAMSLLLREWWPQTGGGQWLAMDQVDWISLVLVSLIQALLFFKGINTIRWFINLAAPCVYGVMLALLWMLVIRSDGQFTVTASAFFDRPVASWGDGLFQLLKVTGTMLALYAPIILSYGDFARFCRNESVMTRGNWLGITINMTGFAIIVLLTTIAAQSVFQQNLANPTDIVQKLGSPELSLLAAIVFFTATAGINVVANFVAPVNDVSNLLPKYLGFRRASLITLSLAFLISALWPAVIKQIGLVAFVNWMGVFLAPAYGVILAHYYLIERRALDVEQLYQSDSGGRYYYCYGWNPQALLTLLVTCMAITLLAVFLPGGVMAGVDWLLAAAFASVAYWGLAKRR
- a CDS encoding FHA domain-containing protein, with product MACLQHPDREQPVYLMAHHTIGRRQGAVDTRITSAEISGIHAAVQWTGTHWNIRDLSRNGTWLNGHQLVPAKSYPLQTGDKIAFGRANNPAWIVENLDAPENLLIDIHSGEAQSLEQYHLLPDENEPLSSLQYSPLTGQWLYEFSGPSAEDGDKTLVNHGDRIDCGLHSWQLFLADNQGATKELSLQQLSIVDFELKFSVSSHEEHVQLQLQREGMKQSLPARIHNYLLLYLARARHKDMQSGMDTDSQGWVSIQVATHELGITVNHLNTQIFRARKQISESLPDAVDTSSLVERRSWEIRIGCPQFEIYKGNQLEAKTEPEAV